TGAGCTGGCACTCGAGATCTTCGCGCTCGACCATGGCGGCGTAGAGGTCTTGGCCTTTAGTGGAATTTAAGATGAGCCTATGATTATCTGCTTTAATTATTTTTGTTTGAACACCATTTATTGAATGTGTGCGCACACTAATATTAGGCAGTTCTCTGAGCCGCTTTCTGCAGTAGTTTATCTTAAGAGCAAGAAGCTCTTTTGGTATGTATTTGTCTAAGTATTTCATAGTATGATTCTATATGCTCATTTTCGGGAATCAACCGACAAATACCGACAAAAACCGACAAACAAAAAACACGGAAAAATCGTTTTCGAGCGTTAAAAAAGAAATAAGTAAAATTTACTATAACAGTTGAAAAACGGCTCGAAAAATATTTTCGAAAATAGGTTGAAAGTGGGCATGACGATTGATTGACGAAAACCTGTACGTTTTGAAGCGATTTTGTCAATAAAATCGTCAAATAGAGCGTTATTGACAAAATTATTGACGATTTTGGCCATTTTCGTACAGTTTTTCGTCAATCGATGTGAAGGATGCGGTGAGAGGCGCCCCCATTTGCGCGAAAACACATACCCACCAAAAAAACAGGCGCCCCCGAAGGAGCGCCCGCTAAAAAAAGTGAACTAACGTTGTATTGAACCCTTATGCGTCTTTCATATCATCCCAGGTTCTGTCGTCTTCTACAAAGCCGTTAGCGGATTTGGCCTTAACAATGGCCTTGACGATGAAGCCGGAGCAGAGGATAAGGATCACGACGCACCAGCCGAAGATGATGTTGGCCTTGAGGGAATAACCGTCAGCAGCGCCGTAGATGCCGCCGCCTTTGATGAGGTTATAGAGGTTCCAGATGAACAGGCCGATGAGGACAACAGGTGAGATGACTTTGATGGAGGGGATGAACCACCATTTGGGCATCTTGAACTTGTTGGTGTTGCGGTTGAGCTCTTCCAGGATCTTGGTTGTCTTGAAGAACCAGCCTGCGGCGATCATCTCGAGGATACCTGTGATGATAAGTGTGTAGCTGTTGATGAAGTAGTCGACGATATCGAGGATGGCAAGGCCAGCACCTGTTACGTAGATGAGGCTGATGACGCCTTCGATAAAGCAGATGATGAGTGTTGTCTTCTTCTTGCTGAGCTTGAACTTATCGGAAATAGCTGTGGAGATACCTTCGATGATGGAGAACAGGGAGTCGATCGCAAGGGTGATCAGGCAGAAGTAGAAGATGAACGCAAAGATCATGTTGAAGATTGAGTTGCCTGAGATCTTGACGATTGCCTGAGGATAGATGATGAATGCTGTTGCGATACCTGAAGCGGACATGCTGTCGAGCATTCCTGTGCCTGCCATTGTCGTGAACATAACGACACCGGCGAGGATGCTGATGAACATGTCGGAGAATGAGATGATGATCGTGTCGATAACGATGTTGGAGTCCTTATCAAGGAATGAACCGTAAGCGAACATGATCGCCATTGATGTTGAGAGTGAATAGAATACCTGGCCGATAGCGTCTACCCAGAGATTGGAATCAGCGAGAGCGGACCAATCGGGGATGAAGAGCTTTGCGAGACCAGCCATTGCGCCGGGCATCATGATGCCGCGGACAGCCATTATGAGGAGGCAGATGACAGGGAGGGAAACAGTGTATTTAACGACCTTTCCTACTGTTGTCGTGCCGTTTCTGATGCAGATATAGCAGAGAGCCCATGATGCAATGAGGCAACCTACGACGGGCCAGGAGATCGTGGTAAAGCCGGAAGTCGTTCCGGTGGTCTTGATCGTTGCTGCCCAGAGACCGCTTGCGGCTTCTGTGTCGCCGGTCATGTTCTTAAACTTGTAGCTCAGGCAGAACATCATGATGACCCATGCGAAAACTGCTGCATAGTAGATAGAAATACCGATACCGTTTGAAACTGCGATCCAGCCGATGCCCTCGGTCTTCTTGTTGAGTGCACGCATTGAACCGGGCGCGCCCTGACGGGTATATCTTGCAATGGATATCTCCATCATGAGAAGCGGAATGCCGACAACGAGCATTGCAATCAGGTAAACAAAAAGGAAAGCACCGCCGCCGTATTTAGCAGCCAAGCCCGGGAATCTCCAGGCATTTCCCAAACCTACGGCAGAACCAATCGCTGCCAGAATAAAAGCGGATCTAGACGACCATTTTTCGCGCATAAAGATAACACCTCCTCGCACAAAAATGATAATACTTCAAAAGCAAAGAGCAAGTCAAAGATATCTGATTCTGTGATAGAATCCGTATAAGTACAACAAGGGGGTAGATTGTATGAACAGAAAAATCGTTTCCGCTCTGCTTGCGGTCGTTATGCTCGCCGGCATCTTGACCGGATGCAGCAAGACCACGGCGATGAACAAGAACAAGTTCATCAAGTCGTGCGAAAAGCTGAAGCTCACCGAACTTGAGATCGATGAATTGGACGAGATCGAAAAGAACGTCGAAGACGGTTTCTATTTTGTCGGCGACGAAGATATCATCTCGGGCAAATCCAAGGTAATTGACCAATATCTTAAGATGTTAAAGTTTTCGAAGGCTTTTACTTCTGACGATTTGGTGTACGTCGCTTTAGCCGGCAAGTGCGCGGGCTATGATGACCTCAAGGATGTAAAGGATCCTGAGGATGCCGAGCTGGACGGCGCATTTGCTTTCCAGATGGATTTCGGGCAGAAGGGCAAGGCAGAAGAATTTATGGACGGTGTCGAATACGTCCTTAAGAAGGCCGGCATCAAGCCCAAGAAGCTCACACCCCAGGAATATTATGTTTCTGAGAATGAGGCATTTTTAAGATTCCACATCGATCTCGAAAAGCTCGCGGAGACCGTTCTTGATGACGACGATACGATGAAATCGCTGAACAAGAAATACGGTGATGTTGAGGATCTTTTAGAAGGACTCAAGGGCGATATCGCCGTTTCAATCGAGATCAAAGGTTCCACGATACTTATTTTCGCGGGCGGCGTTGTCAATTCCGAAAAGAAGGTCTACAAAGACTTTGTTAAGGCTTTCGGCCTTGCAAAAGATCCGATGACTCTGCCGATGAATGAAGAAGTTGCAGAAGACATGGTCGATAAAGTGGTTCTTTACGCTAAATATATTTCGAAGATCGCTAATAAAAAGCCAACCGTTCCTACGGCAACTCCGACACCCGCACCTGATACGGCAACTCCGACACCTGCACCAGATCCTGACAAGGATCCGGTCGATCCTGTTGATCCGGTCTTGACGGGTTCCGGCAAGGTCGGTGTCTCAATGCCAACAAAAGACCTCTGGAGATGGGCTCAGGACGGTGACCGGATGAAGAAGGAACTTGAGGCAATGGGCTACACTGTTGACCTCCAGTACGCCGGAAACCGGGTAGATACCCAGGTCCAGCAGATCCAGAACATGATCAATTCCGGCTGCGAGGTAATCGTTGTTGCGGCCATTGAATCCAGTTCATTGGCACAGGTCCTCGAAAATGCCAAAGCGCAGGATGTAACCGTCATTGCTTATGACCGCCTCATTTTAGGTACGGAAGCCGTTGACTACTTCGTTTCTTTCGATAACTACATGGTCGGACAGCTTCAGGGAAAGTATATCGTTGAAGCGCTCGATCTTGATAACGCCAATGGATCTTTTAACATTGAGATCACGGCAGGCGATCCCACTGACAATAATGCGGCATTGTTCTATCAGGGCGCTATGGATGCGATAAAACCGTATATTGATTCCGGCAAGCTCAAAGTACTTTCAGGCCAGAAGGATTTCAAAGATGTTGCCACCGATTCGTGGAAAACGGATAATGCCCAGGCCAGAGCCGAGAACATTCTCGCTGCCTATTATCCGAGTGGAACAAATATCGATGCATGGCTTTGCTCGAATGACTCCACTGCCTGCGGTGTCATAAACGCACTGGACAAGTACTATAAAGGCAATTACCCGGTCATCACGGGCCAGGACTGCGACATACTCAGTGTTAAGCACATTATCGCAGGCAAGCAGGCCATGTCAGTTTTTAAGGATACGAGAACTCTTGCTTCCCAGGCAGCTAAGATGGTGTCCCAGGTCATGAACGGTCAGAAAGTCGATGTCAATGATATTGATACGTACAACAACGGAAAGAAAGACATTTCGTCTTATCTTTGCGCGCCGGTATTTGTTACGGCCGATAATTACAAGACAATACTTGTAGACAGCGGATATTACACTCAGGACAGTTTGGATTATTAATAAGTCAAAATAAAATGATTTGTAGTATAATGCTGATATTCCCAAAAGGAGGGTATTAATTATGAAGAAGATTAAAGCTATGGCATGCGTGCTGGCATTAGCTATGGTTGCAGGCGTTTTGGCAGGCTGCAGCAAGACAACAACGATTTCTACAGGCAATTTTACAAAGGCTTGTGAGAAGCTTGGTCTCGAAGAGTTCGAGCTCGACGGCAAAGATGCACCTGATATTGATGACTTGGAAGATGGTATCTATGCATATGCAGATGAGGATTTCATCGAAGATGAGCCCGAGCAGATCGAGGATTTCCTGAAGGATCTCAAGCTTAATGACGTTATCGATGTTGATGACGTTGAGACTTTCGCTTTCGCAGCAAAGGCTACAGGCCTTGAGGATGCAAAGGACATCGCTTCTGATCCTGAGGACATCGCAGATCTCGAGATCGACGGCGCAGTTGCTTTCCAGATGACACTTAAGAAAGACGGCTATGCTGAAGACATCATGGACGCTGTTATGGATATGCTCGATGAAGCAGGCGTCAGCAAGAAGAGCCTCACAAACAAGGAATTCTATTCTTCCAAGAAGGAAGGCTACTTCAGATTCCACATTGACGTTGCCAAGCTCGCAAAGATCATTCTCGACAACGACGATATCGCTGACATCCTCGAAAAGTACGGTGACAAGGCTGACATTGATTTCGAAGACCTTTTAGGAAGCCTCAAGGGCGACGTTGCAATCACTGTTGAAGTAAACGGCAAGAATGTTTTCGTTCTCATGGGCGGCGCACTCAACACAAAGCCTGCAACACTCAATCAGTTCGCTAAGGCATTCGGCGCTTCCGTAAACCCTGTTTCCGTTCCCATGAACGAGAAGCTCGTTGAAGAAATGGTCGAAGACGCAGTTGATAACTACGCTTCAAAGCTTTCAAGTGCTGGAGCTGCTTTTGATCTCTGATCTTTAATTGAACGCTGATTTATAAGGGCTGTCTCGATGAAGGCGGCCCTTTTTTAATGGGCGACGACTGGTCAACTTTTCAGCTAGCAAAAATCGAAAAAATGCTAGGTAAAAAGCTGGATTTTGCGAAAATCCAGCTTTTTTGCTAGCAGAATTCGGAAAAAAGCTATCCAAAAAGTTGACTGCGGCGTGTGCGTCTGAATGAATGCCAGCCTCAACGATGGCAGTGGGCAGCTTTTTGGTGAATGACTGAAATGGTGACTGATTTTGGGTTTTGAGTCACTGTTTGAGTCATTTTCACCCCAAAATGACTGGAGTGGTGACTGTTTTGGGGTTTTGGGTCATTTTTTGAGTCACTTGTGGGAAGAAGCGCTCTGCTAGTGTATGAAACATTGACCCTCACTGTGCCCGTTATGTTCATTGACAGAAAACTGTACGGAAATGACCAAAAGCGTCAATAATTCCGTCAATCGAAGGTCTTATTGACGATTTTATTGACAGTTTTCGCTGTTTTCGTACAGATTTTTGTCAATCAGGATCTGCAAAAGGTGAATCCTCAGAACATCGACGGCGGGAACAGTCTCGATAATGTTCTCAGTGCCGTACCGAAATTGGTCAGGTCCATGAGGATGCCCGAGAAGAGGAATGACAGGATCAGGTAGACCGGCAGGATGGAAGAGAAGATCTTCGAGCGGGCCGTGCGGATCGGAAGGAGCGTCATTACTGTGCCGAGCACAAACGATACCAGCGTGACGAGCAGGGTATAGACGACCACGTGCAAGGGGGAAAAACCTATCCGGGAGACGATAAAGCAGATAATGGATATTACCATTGCGGGCAGGGTGAATACAGCGACCTGGATAAGGCCCAGGTAGATGCGCTCGATGAGGCCGAAGCGCAGATAGATCCTGTTGTCCTGGTCGTTTAAGAAGGCAAGAGTGCCCAGAAGTGCAGCTGTGAAGATGAAGAAACCGGCGAACTTGTAGAGCGGGATTGGAACCTTTTCGGTGCGGGTGATGGCGTCGTAGATCTTGCCTTCGACGTTTTCGAGAGCGAAAAGAGATTGGTCGTCTAAGTATTTGCCGAAGAGTCTTTTAAGCTCAGGGTCATGAACGTCGACCTCACGGCCGTGGGCGGCGAAAGTCTCCTTGATGATCTGGCGTGCGCTGTACTGGTAGAAATTCCTGAAAACTTCTTCTCTCGATAAGAAAACGAAGCTCGATGCGGGTGTCGATATCTGCTTGATATCGTAGCGGGAGCCTGATGAGGTGAGGTTTTCGGAAAAGCCGTTGGGGAAGATATAAGCCGTGTTTGCCTTGCCGGATGTGAGGTCGTTATAGATTTCGTCTTCGTCGTCGACTTCATAGAAGTGGAAGATCGAATTCATTGAGGTGAGGCTGTCTATGATCTCTTCCGTGTCTTCGGAGGTATCCTTGTTTAAGACTGCGACGGGGATATAGATGCTGGTCTCTTTTTCGGGCACGAAAATGACCAGGAGCGCCATTAAGATAATGACGAAGCTCATGACGTACATCGCAGGGTTTATGAGGCTCCTTTTCGCGAGGACCGATAATCTGTTTAAGAATAATTTCATAGGAACATCGACCTCATAAAGAAACGAATCAGGTAGTAGAACGGGTTATATACTGCGGCATTCTGGAAGAAGCGCGACATGAAATCCAACGGGATCAGGCCTCCTGCAAGATACATCATCAGAGTGCCCGCGCCGAAGGTGATATAGGATACTGCGGCAGGACTTTTTACGAGATAGCAAAGGGAAGTTCCCAGAAGCGCAATGATCAAGATCACGGGGATGACCGTGATAAGCGACAGGAACTTCATGGATTCGAAAATGAAGCACAGGCAGATGAACATCACGATATAGAGCAGATAGATCATGACAGCGGTGCACAGGGCCTCAAGAAGGAATATCTTCCAGGTCTTAATGCCGGAGAGCTTTGCCCTGGCCCTGAAAATGTCGTTGTTGCCCTTATAGAAAAATGAGATGACGAAGACGGACATCATGAGGATATAGAGAGTGTAAGATGCCGTGAGGCGCTCCCTGACTGCGTATTTGGCGACGATGTCGTCGGCGTCGATCTGGTGGAACAGCTTTTTGCGGTCCATTACATAGGTGAAGCTGTTCGACTGGACTTCGCCTCTTATCTCATAGATCTCCGAAGGATCCATACCCATTTGTTCGGCATATTCGGCGGCCGTGAGGATCGATGCCTGCGCAGTGCCCAGAAGGTCGCTCATCGCATACATGAGGTCGTTTACTATGTGCTCTTCAAAGGTGTCAGCGTCCCTGTAGATTACCGAAACATGCTTTGCTTCAGGGGTTCCCATCTCCTCGATGAAGCCTTCGGGAACGATTATTCCGGCGATCGCATCGCCGCTCTCGACGAGGCTTATGACCTTCTTTTCAGACTTTACCTGGTTGATGTCTATCGTGTGCTTGACGCTGTCCATCTTCTGGACGAGCGAAATTCCGAGCTGGGTATAAGACTCGTCATCGGGCACATAGCATGCGACCGATACGATGCTGTCGGTGTTGTTCTCGAAAAGGAACTCCGACGCATACATGACGAGCGCGAGCATGGCAATGCCGAGTGCCAGAAAATAGCACAGCACATAGGGAAGGAAAAGCAATACTCTTTTGCAGTATGCCTTTATCATCCAAGGGCCTCCGCGGGTGAGATGCCGGCAGGAAGGAGCGTCGCTGCGCCGTTCTTTAACAGATATATTTTCGAGCAGTGCTTGAAAAGTTCTTCACTGTGGCTTGCGATGAAGACCGTGCCGCCCTTGGCTCTGAAGGAATCGATGAACTTGATGATGTCGTTTTTCGCAGGGATGTCCAGAGCTGCCAGCGGTTCGTCCATGAGCAGGATGTCGGGCTTGCTCAAAAGCACCGAAGCTATTGCAAGACGCTTTTTCATACCGCCGGACATGCGCCTGACCTTGAGGTCGATAAAATCATTTACCTTAAGGATGGAGAGCTCGGTGTCAGTTAATTCTTTTAAGATCTCGGCCTTGCTAAGTGGTGTCCACATCTTAAGGTTGTCCATGGCTGTGAGCTCGTCAATGAGGGCGTTTTCCTGCGTGACAAAGCCGGCTTTTCCTAAAACTTTGATGGTGCCTGAAGAAGTCCTTCTAAGGCCTGCTATAGCGGAGAGCAGGGTGGATTTACCTGAACCGTTCAGGCCCAGAAGGCCTATTACGTCGCCTTTTTCAGCTGTTATGGTAACGTCGGTCAGAACGGTTTTCTTGTATTTTAACGAGACTTTTTCGATAGTTACGATTGAATCAGCCATATATCCCTAGCACTCCTTTAAATATAGAGTGATTATAGCATAGAGGAAAAAACGGGAAGTGCGGCCATCACTTATGCTTTGAGATGAATTCTTCGAATTCGTCAGACGGGATGGCAGAGCCCATGAACTGGCCCTGGAATCTGTCGCATCCTGAACCCGCTAAGATGTCGAACTGGTCTTCCTGGCCGACACCTGTTGCGGTTACCGTGATGTCGATGTCGTGCATCAGCGTGATAGCCGAACGTGTAAGGATACGGACCGTGGGATCCGTTGCGAGGTCTGAAGTGAAATTGCCGTCGAGCTTTAAGACTGAGACAGGTAGCAACGGGATCGCATTAAATGAGGAATAGCCCCTGCCGAAATTATCGAGAGCCATCTTAACGCCTGTCGTAGCGAGCTCTTCTATCGTCATCCTGATATCTGCAAGGCTCGAGATGAGGCTCTCTTCCTGAAGATCCAGAACGAGGTTTTTGACGTTGCAGTCAGTATAGGAAACGATGTTCTGGAAAGACTGAATAAAGTCAGGTTCGCGGAGCTGGTAGTTCGAGATGTTGATGTTCATCGTGAGTTCGGGATCGATCTTATTTATCGTGGCGAGAGCGCTTAAGGAATTCTCCAGCGAGAAACCGCCGACGCGGCGCATGTAACCTGCTTTTTCTGCAGCGGCGAGGAAGACCGGAGGAGGGACGGACACACCGTTCTTATCGAATCTTAAGAATGATTCAAATCCTGTGAGTTTGCGCTCTGCGGTAAAGCAGGGCTGGTATGCCATGTGGAAGCTTCCGTCTGTTATCGCGCGCTCGAAAATAGCGATGATCTCGTCTTTGGACTTGTCCTTGAAGATCTCTTCGCCCGGAATAGATGCACTCTCACTGATATCCTCAGCCTCGCCTCTGGCGACTGCGGCAGCTCTGCTCATGCGCTCTTCGGCAATAGCAATGAGCTCTCCGCCGTGGCGTGAATCAGCAGGGTAGTGGGCTGTGCCATAGAAGATGCTTGCATTCATCGAATCGA
The window above is part of the Ruminococcaceae bacterium R-25 genome. Proteins encoded here:
- a CDS encoding ABC-2 family transporter, which gives rise to MKLFLNRLSVLAKRSLINPAMYVMSFVIILMALLVIFVPEKETSIYIPVAVLNKDTSEDTEEIIDSLTSMNSIFHFYEVDDEDEIYNDLTSGKANTAYIFPNGFSENLTSSGSRYDIKQISTPASSFVFLSREEVFRNFYQYSARQIIKETFAAHGREVDVHDPELKRLFGKYLDDQSLFALENVEGKIYDAITRTEKVPIPLYKFAGFFIFTAALLGTLAFLNDQDNRIYLRFGLIERIYLGLIQVAVFTLPAMVISIICFIVSRIGFSPLHVVVYTLLVTLVSFVLGTVMTLLPIRTARSKIFSSILPVYLILSFLFSGILMDLTNFGTALRTLSRLFPPSMF
- a CDS encoding ABC-type xylose transport system substrate-binding protein, yielding MNRKIVSALLAVVMLAGILTGCSKTTAMNKNKFIKSCEKLKLTELEIDELDEIEKNVEDGFYFVGDEDIISGKSKVIDQYLKMLKFSKAFTSDDLVYVALAGKCAGYDDLKDVKDPEDAELDGAFAFQMDFGQKGKAEEFMDGVEYVLKKAGIKPKKLTPQEYYVSENEAFLRFHIDLEKLAETVLDDDDTMKSLNKKYGDVEDLLEGLKGDIAVSIEIKGSTILIFAGGVVNSEKKVYKDFVKAFGLAKDPMTLPMNEEVAEDMVDKVVLYAKYISKIANKKPTVPTATPTPAPDTATPTPAPDPDKDPVDPVDPVLTGSGKVGVSMPTKDLWRWAQDGDRMKKELEAMGYTVDLQYAGNRVDTQVQQIQNMINSGCEVIVVAAIESSSLAQVLENAKAQDVTVIAYDRLILGTEAVDYFVSFDNYMVGQLQGKYIVEALDLDNANGSFNIEITAGDPTDNNAALFYQGAMDAIKPYIDSGKLKVLSGQKDFKDVATDSWKTDNAQARAENILAAYYPSGTNIDAWLCSNDSTACGVINALDKYYKGNYPVITGQDCDILSVKHIIAGKQAMSVFKDTRTLASQAAKMVSQVMNGQKVDVNDIDTYNNGKKDISSYLCAPVFVTADNYKTILVDSGYYTQDSLDY
- a CDS encoding diguanylate cyclase (GGDEF)-like protein; its protein translation is MRKNNGRLFIENDVAYVAVVFVSVILFIGFIALQIFSGIHATRIFVGVALMFLSFSMNVFEGKFGFYISYALNFVQFMIYTYEYVMMKNASAPILLAMTFVTMVINMILQYYVIKLAAKIKGIEDAKRDERGKAIRKELEDQMFSRTSLIVNYEAMGNNQGLSEAIGRNLNSSIDPLTTLPGRDAITERAYKLIREDISNMRESENPDQVCRPFTIIYLALDHFDNITRSIGHKSMDLFIQSMAHRLREAADPTDMVARIDDADFVILFRRSLSPESEKKYADKLVKEAGRAFAAGIDSMNASIFYGTAHYPADSRHGGELIAIAEERMSRAAAVARGEAEDISESASIPGEEIFKDKSKDEIIAIFERAITDGSFHMAYQPCFTAERKLTGFESFLRFDKNGVSVPPPVFLAAAEKAGYMRRVGGFSLENSLSALATINKIDPELTMNINISNYQLREPDFIQSFQNIVSYTDCNVKNLVLDLQEESLISSLADIRMTIEELATTGVKMALDNFGRGYSSFNAIPLLPVSVLKLDGNFTSDLATDPTVRILTRSAITLMHDIDITVTATGVGQEDQFDILAGSGCDRFQGQFMGSAIPSDEFEEFISKHK
- a CDS encoding ABC-2 family transporter, producing the protein MIKAYCKRVLLFLPYVLCYFLALGIAMLALVMYASEFLFENNTDSIVSVACYVPDDESYTQLGISLVQKMDSVKHTIDINQVKSEKKVISLVESGDAIAGIIVPEGFIEEMGTPEAKHVSVIYRDADTFEEHIVNDLMYAMSDLLGTAQASILTAAEYAEQMGMDPSEIYEIRGEVQSNSFTYVMDRKKLFHQIDADDIVAKYAVRERLTASYTLYILMMSVFVISFFYKGNNDIFRARAKLSGIKTWKIFLLEALCTAVMIYLLYIVMFICLCFIFESMKFLSLITVIPVILIIALLGTSLCYLVKSPAAVSYITFGAGTLMMYLAGGLIPLDFMSRFFQNAAVYNPFYYLIRFFMRSMFL
- a CDS encoding NSS family neurotransmitter:Na+ symporter, with amino-acid sequence MREKWSSRSAFILAAIGSAVGLGNAWRFPGLAAKYGGGAFLFVYLIAMLVVGIPLLMMEISIARYTRQGAPGSMRALNKKTEGIGWIAVSNGIGISIYYAAVFAWVIMMFCLSYKFKNMTGDTEAASGLWAATIKTTGTTSGFTTISWPVVGCLIASWALCYICIRNGTTTVGKVVKYTVSLPVICLLIMAVRGIMMPGAMAGLAKLFIPDWSALADSNLWVDAIGQVFYSLSTSMAIMFAYGSFLDKDSNIVIDTIIISFSDMFISILAGVVMFTTMAGTGMLDSMSASGIATAFIIYPQAIVKISGNSIFNMIFAFIFYFCLITLAIDSLFSIIEGISTAISDKFKLSKKKTTLIICFIEGVISLIYVTGAGLAILDIVDYFINSYTLIITGILEMIAAGWFFKTTKILEELNRNTNKFKMPKWWFIPSIKVISPVVLIGLFIWNLYNLIKGGGIYGAADGYSLKANIIFGWCVVILILCSGFIVKAIVKAKSANGFVEDDRTWDDMKDA
- a CDS encoding ABC-2 type transport system ATP-binding protein — protein: MADSIVTIEKVSLKYKKTVLTDVTITAEKGDVIGLLGLNGSGKSTLLSAIAGLRRTSSGTIKVLGKAGFVTQENALIDELTAMDNLKMWTPLSKAEILKELTDTELSILKVNDFIDLKVRRMSGGMKKRLAIASVLLSKPDILLMDEPLAALDIPAKNDIIKFIDSFRAKGGTVFIASHSEELFKHCSKIYLLKNGAATLLPAGISPAEALG